In the genome of Labrus mixtus chromosome 21, fLabMix1.1, whole genome shotgun sequence, one region contains:
- the tectb gene encoding beta-tectorin: MASVGAILLFLPVAWTCSPQKADYVMVSCFPNAIIANVPECPYGWEIDQLSLGGVCYSGVRSPGYYRFVISDLTPKNNSYCGTQSEYIPGKDPRYIFYNSIVSNDTSLTVRNQPVNYTFSCIYRAAYLVNNAVFSQRVATVYVNNGSLGTFRSQLSMSVFTNSKFLYARDAPYVIDTSEIGSEVFMGIEAKGLSNRFKVVINNCWATPTPYSTDKKRWSLIFNSCPSDTTVTIFENAKDSRSMFKFNSFRFQRLEKVSTVWLHCEVTVCDGERLNCIPSPCSVRSPSSEAEPSGGILTAEFQLKGNSFSNNGPIKGTSLFILLLVLINTCCDLVNESEM, encoded by the exons ATGGCTTCAGTTGGTGCTATATTATTGTTTCTGCCTGTTGCATGGACATGCTCGCCCCAAAAAGCAG ACTATGTAATGGTGTCATGTTTCCCCAACGCCATCATCGCAAATGTCCCCGAGTGTCCGTACGGCTGGGAGATTGATCAGCTGTCTCTGGGTGGGGTCTGTTACTCTGGGGTACGCAGCCCGGGCTACTACCGCTTCGTCATCTCAGACCTGACTCCTAAAAACAACTCGTACTGTGGCACTCAGTCTGAG TACATACCCGGCAAAGACCCCAGATACATCTTCTATAACTCCATCGTGTCCAACGATACTTCGCTCACAGTCAGAAACCAGCCGGTGAACTACACCTTCAGCTGCATTTACCGAGCGGCCTACCTGGTGAACAACGCCGTCTTCAGCCAAAG AGTGGCTACAGTTTATGTCAACAACGGGAGTTTAGGCACTTTTAGATCTCAGTTGTCTATGAGTGTGTTCACG AATTCAAAGTTCCTGTATGCCAGGGACGCTCCCTACGTGATCGACACGTCTGAGATCGGCTCTGAAGTCTTCATGGGCATCGAGGCAAAAGGACTAAGTAACAG ATTTAAAGTTGTAATAAACAACTGCTGGGCCACTCCCACTCCTTACTCTACAGACAAGAAGAGATGGAGTCTCATCTTTAACAG CTGCCCCTCTGACACCACTGTGACTATATTTGAGAACGCCAAAGACAGCCGCTCCATGTTCAAGTTCAACTCTTTCCGCTTCCAACGTCTGGAGAAGGTTTCTACAGTCTGGCTTCACTGTGAGGTCACGGTGTGTGATGGAGAGAGACTCAACTGTATACCT AGCCCGTGCTCTGTGAGAAGTCCGTCATCTGAGGCAGAACCAAGCGGAGGGATCCTTACTGCTGAGTTTCagcttaaag GTAACTCATTCTCCAACAATGGACCGATAAAAG GCACTTCACTcttcatcctgctgctggtccTGATAAACACCTGCTGTGATTTAGTCAATGAATCTGAGatgtag
- the LOC132955977 gene encoding dickkopf-related protein 3-like, which yields MSWNLWMLCLFLCFSWAEARIWAWMLNMPHSPPKEGAKALRENISPTKPITAVCDQDRACGRGFSCDRHFGLCVPLRGEGHYCRRDAQCVRGLSCMFGKCHRSIPNGQEGARCKVDRDCGASMCCARHHGEQVCKRRLLRGESCYVPDGGLAFSINQICPCDEGLLCRGNSAPHLRE from the exons ATGTCGTGGAATCTGTGGAtgctctgcctctttctctgcttctcttgGGCCGAAGCTCGTATTTGGGCCTGGATGCTCAACATGCCACACAGCCCTCCCAAAGAAGGAGCAAAGGCACTTAGAGAAAACATTTCTCCAACCAAACCAATCACG GCTGTGTGCGATCAGGATAGGGCCTGTGGGCGGGGCTTCTCCTGCGATCGACACTTTGGTCTCTGCGTTCCTCTGCGAGGGGAGGGCCACTACTGTCGGAGGGACGCCCAGTGTGTCCGCGGACTCAGCTGCATGTTTGGAAAGTGCCACCGCAGCATCCCCAACGGACAAGAGG GTGCCAGATGTAAAGTTGACAGAGATTGCGGCGCGTCCATGTGCTGCGCTCGTCACCATGGCGAACAGGTGTGCAAAAGACGCCTGCTCCGTGGCGAGAGCTGCTATGTTCCTGATGGCGGCCTGGCGTTCAGCATAAACCAGATTTGTCCTTGTGATGAAGGGCTGCTGTGTCGTGGAAACAGTGCGCCACACCTCAGAGAGTAA
- the LOC132955081 gene encoding plexin domain-containing protein 1-like — MGLCAVLLICLSQAELGSIWAHENGDALSQTNLWTDGYLTGFHRAKRDQKTPQREAQKSTDGRGLDISTLSDNGTQIVEDSTKYYSWQSFGPTDRRSKELWVNLNALHESQVQIHGILSNAHQRAARVALSFDFPFYGHNLRQVIVATGGFMYMGDITHRMLTATQYIAPLMANFDPGYSKNSTVRFSDNGNLFVVQWDNVRLHEQADEGPYTFQAVLHRNGSIVFNYKEIPMSVEKIDVKGHPVKVGLSEAFMLPVQFSKPSEKGEQFTIYEYHRVEINFTKIVSGSAFELTPLPTCLQHVSCDLCLTSNLTTGCGWCNTLQRCSDGIDRHKQEWIQYNCSVEAKSTCEDYNPVQPEGSTGTFNHSSPGPTPTSAVLREHPVTRDLDTSPPKPKGIPENTAIIAGVVAALALLVALTLLAVYYINTHPTVAPPFYLMQRRTNNYWPSMKFRNQGCHSNYAEVELGGHEKEGFIEAEQ, encoded by the exons ATGGGGCTTTGTGCTGTTCTCCTCATCTGTCTCTCCCAGGCTGAGCTGGGGAGCATCTGGGCTCATGAGAATGGAG ATGCGCTGAGTCAAACTAATCTGTGGACGGATGGGTACTTGACTGGATTTCACAGAGCCAAGAGGGACCAAAAGACCCCACAGAGAGAAGCCCAGAAGTCCACTGATGGACGAGGACTCGATATCAGCACCCTGTCGGACAACGGGACCCAAATTGTG gaGGACTCCACAAAGTACTACTCATGGCAGAGTTTTGGACCAACAGACAGACGGAGCAAAGAGTTGTGGGTGAATCTAAATGCTCTGCACGAGAGCCAAGTCCAAATTCATGGCATCCTGTCCAATGCACACCAACGAGCAGCG AGGGTGGCGCTTTCTTTCGATTTCCCGTTTTATGGACACAACTTGAGGCAAGTCATCGTGGCGACCGGTG GTTTCATGTACATGGGAGACATCACTCATCGAATGCTGACTGCCACACAATACATCGCTCCCCTCATGGCCAACTTTGATCCGGGTTACTCCAAAAACTCAACAGTGAGGTTCTCAGACAACG GTAATCTATTTGTGGTTCAGTGGGACAACGTGAGGTTGCATGAGCAAGCTGACGAAGGGCCGTATACGTTCCAGGCGGTCCTCCACAGAAATGGAAGCATTGTTTTCAACTACAAAGAA attccTATGTCAGTGGAGAAAATTGATGTCAAAGGGCATCCAGTGAAAGTAGGACTGTCTGAGGCCTTCATGCTACCGGTTCAATTCTCAAAGCCCTCAG AAAAGGGGGAACAATTTACTATCTATGAGTATCATCGCGTCGAGATCAACTTCACCAAGATTGTAAGCGGATCTGCTTTCGAGCTCACACCTCTTCCCA CTTGTCTTCAACACGTATCCTGCGACCTCTGCTTAACATCCAACCTGACAACTGGCTGCGGCTGGTGCAACACTCTTCAACG ATGCTCCGACGGGATCGACCGGCACAAACAAGAGTGGATACAATACAACTGTTCGGTAGAG GCAAAAAGCACATGCGAGGACTACAACCCAGTACAACCTGAGGGATCGACGGGCACCTTCAACCACTCCTCTCCAGGTCCAACTCCGACTTCAGCAGTGCTCAGAGAACATCCTGTCACCCGAG ATTTAGACACAAGTCCTCCCAAACCTAAAGGGATCCCAGAGAACACAGCCATCATAGCAGGTGTAGTGGCTGCACTGGCTCTGCTCGTGGCTCTGACCTTACTGGCTGTCTATTACATCAACACACACCCCACAGTGGCTCCA